One segment of Chionomys nivalis chromosome 3, mChiNiv1.1, whole genome shotgun sequence DNA contains the following:
- the LOC130871634 gene encoding thioredoxin-like protein 4A — MSYMLPHLHNGWQVDQAILSEEDRVVVIRFGHDWDPTCMKMDEVLYSIAEKKWKIVGDLSHLM, encoded by the coding sequence ATGTCATACATGCTCCCTCATCTGCACAATGGCTGGCAGGTAGACCAGGCCATCCTGTCGGAGGAGGACCGCGTGGTCGTCATTCGTTTCGGACACGACTGGGACCCCACTTGCATGAAGATGGACGAGGTTCTGTACAGCATCGCcgaaaagaaatggaagatagTGGGAGATCTTTCTCATCTAATGTGA
- the LOC130871635 gene encoding N-alpha-acetyltransferase 11-like, translating into MNVRRARPDDLMNMQHCNLLCLPENYQMKYYFYHGLSWPQLSYIAEHEDGKIVGYVLAKMEEDPDDVPHGHITSLAVKRSNRRLGLAQKLMDQASRATIENFSAKYVSLHVRKSNRAALHLYSNTLNFQVSEVEPKYYADGEDAYAMKRDLSQMAEELRRQLVLKKGRYVVLGSKENQGSTLPGSEETCQQNLAGDDSGSDSKDSADVQDSLQDLDSTS; encoded by the coding sequence ATGAACGTCCGCCGTGCTCGGCCCGATGATCTGATGAACATGCAGCACTGCAACCTGCTGTGCCTGCCTGAGAACTACCAGATGAAGTACTACTTCTACCACGGCCTCTCTTGGCCCCAGCTCTCCTACATTGCTGAGCATGAGGATGGCAAGATCGTGGGCTATGTCCTGGCCAAGATGGAGGAGGACCCCGATGATGTCCCTCATGGACACATCACCTCACTGGCTGTGAAACGTTCCAACCGGCGCCTCGGCCTGGCCCAGAAGCTGATGGACCAGGCCTCGCGGGCCACGATCGAGAACTTCAGCGCCAAGTATGTCTCCCTGCATGTGAGGAAAAGCAACAGGGCGGCCCTGCACCTTTATTCCAACACCCTGAACTTCCAGGTTAGTGAGGTGGAGCCCAAGTACTATGCAGATGGAGAAGATGCTTACGCCATGAAACGAGATCTCTCCCAGATGGCAGAGGAGCTGAGACGGCAGCTGGTACTGAAGAAGGGTAGATACGTGGTTCTGGGTTCCAAGGAGAATCAGGGCAGCACACTTCCTGGTTCTGAAGAGACCTGTCAGCAGAACCTGGCCGGAGATGACAGTGGCAGTGACAGCAAAGACAGCGCTGATGTCCAAGACAGCTTGCAAGACTTGGATTCCACCTCATAG